In Corallococcus macrosporus, the following are encoded in one genomic region:
- a CDS encoding type IV pilin protein, whose amino-acid sequence MMNRLFRKKGGFTLIELMIVVAIIGILAAIAIPNFIRFQAKSKQSEAKTNLKAIFTAQKSYFGEKDKYVSDFTVIGFDPEPANRYSYGLAASCAEGTAANARANANKGCIGQDSGKFPKVPAAKDAIAALGVQPAAADCPNCFFSANAVGNVDNDEAGDAWGITSNPTGATLANTCGVDTTLTAAGEPSNAYNDVSCE is encoded by the coding sequence ATGATGAACCGTCTCTTCCGGAAGAAGGGTGGCTTCACCCTCATCGAGCTGATGATCGTGGTCGCCATCATCGGCATCCTGGCCGCCATCGCCATCCCGAACTTCATCCGCTTCCAGGCGAAGTCGAAGCAGTCCGAGGCCAAGACGAACCTCAAGGCCATCTTCACCGCGCAGAAGTCGTACTTCGGTGAGAAGGACAAGTACGTCTCCGACTTCACGGTCATCGGTTTCGATCCGGAGCCCGCGAACCGCTACAGCTACGGCCTGGCGGCGAGCTGCGCCGAGGGCACCGCCGCCAACGCGCGCGCGAACGCCAACAAGGGCTGCATCGGCCAGGACTCGGGCAAGTTCCCGAAGGTGCCGGCCGCCAAGGACGCCATCGCGGCCCTGGGCGTGCAGCCTGCCGCGGCGGACTGCCCCAACTGCTTCTTCAGCGCGAACGCGGTCGGTAACGTCGACAACGACGAGGCCGGCGACGCGTGGGGCATCACGTCCAACCCGACGGGCGCGACCCTGGCCAACACCTGCGGCGTCGACACGACCCTGACGGCCGCGGGCGAGCCGAGCAACGCGTACAACGACGTCAGCTGCGAGTAA
- a CDS encoding prepilin peptidase codes for MTFTYAPGWAEPLFILFLFILGLCIGSFLNVVIARVPEGLSIVRPGSRCPKCGHVLSWYENIPVLSWLGLRGKCRGCGMPISPRYVMVELLTGLLFLACLKRFDWTYELVPALVLVFLLVPLTFIDLEHWILPFSLTLPGIAAGVLLAIPRGGGAVAQAALGAAVGFLGFRLMEYVGWRAFKREALGGGDKFLVALLGAFLGWHSLLGILFFSSLQGSIVGVALLAFTGRAGPRGAEESTAEPPPPQAPESDVSLTPPPETPVEEEAEPEPTMTWDFTKPGLPPWKRIVLVPWCLLFQPIPDAELDEAGEEEEWVPGPTNIPFGPWLALAGLEVMLLGPWLARVLPLDVALMLGGTR; via the coding sequence GTGACGTTCACCTACGCGCCGGGCTGGGCCGAGCCCCTCTTCATCCTCTTCCTGTTCATCCTCGGCCTGTGCATCGGCTCCTTCCTCAATGTCGTCATCGCGCGGGTGCCAGAAGGACTGAGCATCGTGCGGCCCGGCTCCCGCTGCCCGAAGTGCGGGCATGTCCTCTCCTGGTACGAGAACATCCCCGTCCTGTCGTGGCTGGGGCTGCGCGGGAAGTGCCGCGGCTGCGGCATGCCCATCTCCCCGCGCTATGTGATGGTGGAGCTGCTCACGGGGCTGTTGTTCCTCGCGTGTCTCAAGCGCTTTGACTGGACGTACGAGCTGGTGCCCGCGCTGGTGCTGGTGTTCCTGCTGGTGCCGCTCACCTTCATCGACCTGGAACATTGGATCCTCCCGTTCTCGCTGACGCTGCCGGGCATCGCCGCGGGCGTGCTGCTGGCCATTCCGCGGGGCGGCGGCGCGGTGGCGCAGGCGGCGCTGGGCGCGGCGGTGGGCTTCCTCGGCTTCCGGCTGATGGAGTACGTGGGCTGGCGCGCCTTCAAGCGCGAGGCGCTGGGCGGCGGGGACAAGTTCCTCGTCGCGCTCCTGGGCGCGTTCCTGGGCTGGCACTCGCTGCTGGGCATCCTCTTCTTCTCGTCGCTGCAGGGCTCCATCGTGGGCGTGGCGCTGCTCGCCTTCACGGGAAGGGCGGGTCCGCGCGGCGCGGAGGAATCCACAGCCGAGCCTCCGCCGCCCCAGGCCCCTGAATCCGACGTGTCCCTCACGCCGCCGCCAGAGACTCCCGTGGAGGAAGAGGCGGAGCCCGAGCCCACGATGACGTGGGACTTCACGAAGCCCGGCCTGCCCCCGTGGAAGCGGATCGTGCTCGTCCCCTGGTGCCTGCTCTTCCAGCCCATCCCCGACGCGGAGCTGGACGAAGCGGGGGAGGAGGAGGAGTGGGTCCCCGGTCCCACCAACATCCCCTTCGGTCCGTGGCTGGCGCTGGCGGGGCTGGAGGTGATGCTCCTGGGCCCCTGGCTCGCGCGCGTGCTGCCGCTGGACGTGGCGCTGATGCTCGGGGGGACGCGGTGA
- a CDS encoding tetratricopeptide repeat protein, whose amino-acid sequence MVKSSALRFIPGLLLVAVLSAPPQRMQKQGGGALLPRPGLLTALFKSQLGLVTDYFWILMLNRIGSANTVDEYRSVYDYADLVTDLDPLFRHPYVYGGITLPVHLGKGEYANVAESSALLRKGSKHLPSNERIAFQLAYNLMFFEKKYKEAADIIQELSRRPDAPSWYSALATRLYAQSGDFDSGLSLSMALRDGSEDPETRAFYEHRVQEILQERMLRTVDEAIARYRAREGHLPQSLAVLVTAGDLPRLPEDPLGGHLFLGEDGRAYSDAVRFRMELVQDERGEDGERLVPKPRVTSHDDAQP is encoded by the coding sequence ATGGTCAAGTCGTCTGCGCTTCGATTCATCCCGGGTCTGCTGCTGGTGGCCGTGCTGTCCGCCCCGCCGCAGCGGATGCAGAAGCAGGGAGGCGGCGCCCTGCTCCCACGCCCCGGGCTGCTCACGGCCCTGTTCAAGTCGCAGCTGGGGCTCGTCACCGACTACTTCTGGATCCTGATGCTCAACCGCATCGGGAGCGCGAACACGGTGGACGAGTACCGGAGCGTGTACGACTACGCGGACCTCGTCACGGACCTGGATCCCCTGTTCCGGCACCCGTACGTCTACGGAGGCATCACCCTCCCCGTCCACCTGGGCAAGGGGGAGTACGCCAACGTCGCGGAGTCCTCCGCCCTGCTGCGCAAGGGGAGCAAGCACCTGCCGAGCAACGAGCGGATCGCCTTCCAGCTCGCCTACAACCTCATGTTCTTCGAGAAGAAGTACAAGGAGGCGGCGGACATCATCCAGGAGCTGTCCCGGCGGCCGGATGCGCCCTCCTGGTATTCAGCCCTGGCCACGCGTCTGTACGCGCAGTCGGGTGACTTCGACAGCGGCCTGTCGCTCAGCATGGCCCTGCGCGACGGCTCCGAGGACCCGGAGACCCGCGCCTTCTACGAGCACCGCGTCCAGGAGATCCTCCAGGAGCGCATGCTGCGCACGGTGGATGAAGCCATTGCCCGCTACCGCGCGCGCGAGGGCCACCTGCCCCAGTCACTCGCCGTGCTGGTGACCGCGGGCGACCTCCCCCGGCTCCCCGAGGATCCGCTGGGAGGCCACCTCTTCCTGGGCGAGGATGGCCGCGCGTATTCCGATGCCGTGCGCTTCCGCATGGAGCTCGTGCAGGACGAGCGCGGCGAGGACGGTGAACGCCTGGTGCCCAAGCCCCGAGTGACAAGCCATGACGACGCCCAACCCTGA
- a CDS encoding ABC transporter ATP-binding protein, with the protein MTTPNPEAPPIQAQGLHKTYKVGFWFNRTVRALQSMDLRVDAGQIYGLLGPNGAGKSTTIKILMNLVRPSGGTARLFGKPVEDAETRRLVGFVPENPAPYEYLTGREFVTLAGQLAGLSGHELDGRVTEVLGAVEMAGAEKLQIRRYSKGMVQRVALAQALVSRPKLLILDEPTSGLDPLGRRQIRDLILAERQKGTTVLFCSHIIPDVESLCDRLAVLVGGRRVREGSVQELVSAQASAMEVVVEGMNSEQVRGLGIPLESVQALDGRVMLQVADVDSQRLLGSVLGAGGRVNRMQPARFSLEQLFMNALKESGRASSVGGEINT; encoded by the coding sequence ATGACGACGCCCAACCCTGAAGCCCCGCCCATCCAGGCGCAGGGGCTCCACAAGACCTACAAGGTCGGCTTCTGGTTCAACCGCACCGTGCGGGCCCTGCAGTCCATGGACCTGCGGGTGGACGCCGGGCAGATCTACGGTCTGCTGGGGCCCAACGGCGCGGGCAAGTCCACCACCATCAAGATCCTCATGAACCTGGTGCGCCCCAGCGGGGGCACGGCGCGGCTCTTCGGGAAGCCGGTGGAGGACGCCGAGACGCGCCGGCTGGTGGGCTTCGTGCCGGAGAACCCGGCGCCCTACGAATACCTCACGGGCCGTGAGTTCGTGACGCTGGCGGGCCAGCTGGCGGGCCTGTCCGGACACGAGCTGGACGGGCGCGTGACGGAGGTGCTGGGCGCGGTGGAGATGGCGGGCGCGGAGAAGCTGCAGATCCGCCGCTACTCCAAGGGCATGGTGCAGCGCGTGGCCCTGGCGCAGGCGCTGGTGAGCCGGCCGAAGCTGCTCATCCTGGATGAGCCCACGAGCGGTCTGGATCCGCTGGGGCGCCGGCAGATCCGCGACCTCATCCTGGCGGAGCGGCAGAAGGGGACCACGGTCCTGTTCTGCAGCCACATCATCCCGGACGTGGAATCGCTGTGCGACCGGCTGGCGGTGCTGGTGGGCGGCCGGCGGGTGCGCGAGGGCAGCGTGCAGGAGCTGGTGTCCGCGCAGGCGTCGGCCATGGAGGTGGTGGTGGAGGGAATGAACTCCGAGCAGGTCCGGGGACTGGGCATTCCGCTGGAGTCGGTGCAGGCGCTGGACGGGCGCGTGATGTTGCAGGTGGCGGACGTGGACAGCCAGCGGCTGCTGGGGAGCGTGCTGGGCGCCGGCGGCCGGGTGAACCGGATGCAGCCGGCCCGCTTCTCCCTGGAGCAGCTGTTCATGAATGCCTTGAAGGAATCAGGCCGCGCGTCCAGCGTGGGCGGGGAGATCAACACGTGA
- a CDS encoding ABC transporter permease subunit: MSAFTAMMWNGFREARRNRVTVVVGVFTAVVLLSSTLVTEVTVATFDRVLTDFGLGMMSIILVFLTIFLSSSLLSREIERRTIFLVVSKPVSRRQFLLARLAGNMLTLGVLLVAMTLIFLGELLLFGADITSTQLLASAGLWFELLILSSVGILFSSFAGPAVSAIATTGMYFTGHLTGDLYMIANRSESGAVQAIGKTIYYLLPNLERVNFRPQATYALPVDASTFLSGVGYSLAWTLVLITLAITIFERRDFR, encoded by the coding sequence GTGAGCGCCTTCACCGCGATGATGTGGAATGGTTTTCGCGAGGCGCGCCGCAACCGGGTGACGGTGGTGGTGGGCGTGTTCACCGCGGTGGTGCTGCTGTCCTCCACGCTGGTGACGGAGGTGACGGTCGCGACGTTCGACCGCGTGCTGACGGACTTCGGCCTGGGGATGATGAGCATCATCCTGGTCTTCCTCACCATCTTCCTGTCCAGCAGCCTGCTCAGCCGGGAGATCGAGCGGCGCACCATCTTCCTGGTGGTGAGCAAGCCCGTGTCGCGCCGTCAGTTCCTCCTGGCGCGGCTCGCGGGCAACATGCTGACCCTGGGCGTGCTGCTGGTGGCGATGACGCTCATCTTCCTGGGAGAGCTGCTGCTGTTCGGCGCGGACATCACGTCGACCCAGCTCCTGGCGAGCGCGGGGCTGTGGTTCGAGCTGCTGATTCTCAGCAGCGTGGGCATCCTGTTCTCCAGCTTCGCGGGGCCGGCGGTGTCCGCCATCGCGACCACGGGCATGTACTTCACGGGTCACCTGACGGGCGACCTGTACATGATCGCCAACCGCTCGGAGAGCGGCGCGGTCCAGGCGATTGGCAAGACCATCTACTACCTGCTGCCCAACCTGGAGCGGGTGAACTTCCGGCCCCAGGCCACGTACGCGCTGCCGGTGGACGCCTCCACGTTCCTGTCCGGCGTGGGCTACAGCCTGGCGTGGACGCTGGTGCTCATCACCCTGGCCATCACCATCTTCGAGCGGCGCGACTTCCGTTAG